In the genome of Rhizobium etli 8C-3, one region contains:
- a CDS encoding dihydroorotase encodes MTNSIVLKNVRIIDPSKNLDEIGTIIVKDGVIAAAGKDAQNQGAPEGAAVRDCNGLVATPGLVDACVNIGEPGAEHRETIASASRAAAAGGVTSIIMMPDTDPVIDDIALVEFVKKTARDTALVNIYPAAAITKHLAGEEMTEIGLLMQAGAVAFTDGRSSVHDTQVLRRVMTYAREFGAVISCETRDKYLGATGVMHEGLLASWLGLGGIPKEAELIPLERDLRIAQLTRGTYHAAMISVPESVEAIELAKSRGAKVTCGISINNLTLNENDIGEYRTFFKLYPPLRSEDDRVAMVDALARGAIDIIVSSHDPQDVDTKRLPFGEAADGAVGLETMLAAGLRLYHSGQVSLMRLIDAMSTRPAQIFGLDAGTLKPGAKADIALIDLDEPWLVSEDMLLSRSKNTPFEDARFSGRAVATYVAGKLVYGVE; translated from the coding sequence ATGACGAACTCGATCGTTCTCAAGAATGTTCGTATCATCGATCCTTCGAAAAATCTCGACGAGATCGGCACGATCATCGTCAAGGACGGCGTGATTGCCGCAGCCGGTAAGGATGCGCAGAACCAGGGGGCGCCGGAAGGTGCCGCGGTTCGCGATTGCAACGGCCTTGTCGCAACCCCGGGTCTGGTCGATGCATGCGTCAATATCGGCGAGCCGGGGGCCGAACATCGCGAGACGATCGCTTCGGCGAGCCGGGCGGCGGCCGCAGGAGGCGTCACCTCGATCATCATGATGCCAGACACCGATCCTGTCATCGACGACATCGCACTGGTCGAATTCGTCAAGAAAACGGCCAGGGACACGGCGCTCGTCAACATCTATCCGGCTGCGGCGATCACCAAGCACCTGGCCGGCGAGGAAATGACTGAGATCGGCTTGCTGATGCAAGCCGGCGCCGTCGCCTTCACAGATGGCCGTTCCAGCGTTCATGACACGCAGGTGCTGCGGCGAGTGATGACCTATGCGCGCGAATTCGGCGCCGTCATCTCCTGCGAGACCCGCGACAAATATCTCGGCGCCACCGGCGTCATGCATGAAGGCTTGCTTGCCAGCTGGCTCGGCCTCGGGGGCATTCCGAAGGAAGCCGAACTCATTCCTCTTGAACGAGACCTTCGCATCGCGCAACTGACCCGCGGCACGTATCACGCAGCGATGATCTCGGTACCGGAGTCGGTCGAGGCGATCGAACTTGCCAAGAGCCGCGGCGCCAAGGTGACCTGCGGCATCTCGATCAACAACCTGACGCTTAACGAAAACGACATCGGCGAGTACCGCACCTTCTTCAAGCTCTATCCGCCGCTGCGTTCCGAAGACGACCGCGTGGCGATGGTGGATGCGCTGGCGAGAGGGGCAATCGACATCATCGTTTCTTCGCATGATCCGCAGGATGTCGATACCAAACGGCTGCCTTTCGGCGAAGCGGCTGATGGTGCAGTGGGTCTTGAGACGATGCTTGCGGCGGGCTTGCGCCTTTACCATAGCGGCCAGGTGAGTCTGATGCGGCTGATCGATGCGATGTCGACGCGCCCTGCGCAGATCTTCGGCCTCGATGCCGGCACGCTGAAGCCCGGTGCCAAAGCCGATATCGCGCTGATCGATCTCGACGAGCCTTGGCTTGTCTCAGAAGACATGCTTCTCTCGCGCTCGAAGAATACGCCTTTCGAGGATGCGCGCTTCAGCGGACGGGCTGTCGCGACCTATGTCGCGGGTAAGCTTGTTTACGGAGTGGAATAA
- a CDS encoding acyl-CoA dehydrogenase family protein: MTSAEEKLAELNQPSLWSGINAYRSDPLIVDLTAALPRGTREDLENMGRYVTSPEAQELARMANQGTPQLRTHGPRGERLDVIEFHPAWHALMRRSMSVGLHSSVWDPQADADAKDQAHKIRAARFYLTAQLESGHLCPLTMTSASVAALSASPAVQKDWAPKILSRKYDSSNKPAMQKSAVTIGMGMTEKQGGTDVRSNKSTAEKVSEGIYRLSGHKWFMSAPMSDAFIMLAQTKEGMGCFLVPRLLEDGSANGLRFQRLKDKVGNRSNASSEVEFSDTFGFLLGGPDAGIRTILDMVTLTRLDCALASSGIMRASLAEAVHHTRGRSVFGKMLVNQPIMTRVLADMALDVAAATALSFRLADAFDKARGNAEEAAYARVMTPVAKYWCCKIAPALIYEAMECIGGSGYIEERPIARHYREAPVNAIWEGSGNVMALDVLRVLTRGKDLFETVFTGLARDLGPAGKKTIDVLRAAMALCERDEGAARLLVEQLALAAAAAELYRLGAGRIADAFIETRLAGGWRATYGMLDSRFDATYIVDLLYPPAG, encoded by the coding sequence ATGACATCCGCTGAAGAAAAACTCGCCGAGCTGAACCAGCCTAGTCTCTGGTCCGGCATCAATGCCTACCGGTCCGATCCGCTGATCGTCGACCTGACTGCGGCGCTGCCGCGCGGCACGCGCGAGGATCTGGAAAACATGGGCCGTTACGTGACCTCGCCGGAGGCGCAGGAGCTGGCGCGCATGGCAAACCAGGGCACGCCACAGCTTCGCACCCATGGCCCGCGCGGCGAGCGTCTGGATGTCATCGAGTTTCACCCGGCATGGCATGCACTGATGCGCCGCTCAATGTCCGTCGGCTTGCATTCCTCCGTCTGGGATCCACAGGCCGATGCCGACGCCAAGGATCAGGCGCACAAGATCCGCGCGGCCCGCTTTTACCTGACTGCCCAGCTCGAATCCGGCCACCTTTGCCCGCTGACGATGACGAGTGCTTCGGTGGCAGCACTGTCGGCTTCGCCTGCCGTGCAGAAGGACTGGGCGCCGAAGATCCTCTCGCGCAAATATGATTCGTCTAACAAGCCCGCCATGCAGAAGTCTGCCGTGACAATCGGCATGGGCATGACCGAGAAGCAGGGCGGCACCGACGTCCGCTCCAACAAGAGCACGGCCGAAAAGGTCAGCGAAGGCATTTACCGACTGTCGGGGCACAAATGGTTCATGTCTGCGCCGATGAGCGATGCCTTCATCATGCTGGCGCAGACGAAGGAAGGCATGGGCTGCTTCCTCGTTCCGCGTCTGCTGGAAGACGGTTCGGCCAACGGCCTGCGGTTCCAGCGGCTCAAGGACAAGGTCGGCAACCGCTCGAACGCCTCCTCCGAAGTCGAGTTCAGCGACACCTTCGGCTTCCTGCTTGGCGGCCCGGATGCAGGCATCCGCACGATCCTCGACATGGTGACGTTGACGCGGCTTGACTGCGCGCTTGCCTCGTCGGGCATCATGCGCGCCTCGCTTGCCGAGGCCGTCCACCATACCCGCGGCCGCAGCGTCTTCGGCAAGATGCTCGTCAACCAGCCGATCATGACCCGCGTGCTGGCCGATATGGCGCTCGACGTCGCGGCCGCAACGGCGCTGTCCTTCCGCCTCGCGGATGCTTTCGACAAGGCCCGCGGCAATGCGGAAGAGGCTGCCTACGCCCGCGTCATGACGCCGGTTGCGAAATACTGGTGCTGCAAGATCGCGCCGGCGCTGATCTATGAGGCGATGGAATGCATCGGCGGCAGCGGCTACATCGAGGAGCGCCCCATCGCCCGCCACTACCGTGAAGCCCCGGTCAACGCCATCTGGGAAGGCTCAGGCAACGTGATGGCGCTCGATGTGCTGCGCGTGTTGACGCGCGGCAAGGATCTGTTCGAAACGGTGTTCACCGGCCTTGCCCGCGATCTCGGTCCGGCCGGCAAGAAGACGATTGACGTCCTTCGCGCCGCAATGGCGCTTTGCGAACGGGACGAGGGCGCAGCCCGCCTTCTGGTCGAACAGCTTGCGCTCGCCGCGGCTGCTGCCGAGCTCTACCGCCTCGGTGCCGGTCGCATCGCCGACGCCTTCATCGAAACCCGCCTCGCAGGCGGCTGGCGCGCGACATACGGCATGCTCGATTCCCGCTTCGACGCGACCTACATCGTGGACCTGCTTTATCCGCCGGCAGGATAG
- the plsY gene encoding glycerol-3-phosphate 1-O-acyltransferase PlsY: MISDVLTWQITLPLAFAAAVIGYLLGSIPFGLILTQAAGLGDVRSIGSGNIGATNVLRTGNKKLAAATLLLDALKASAAAWIVGYFLGGEAGIIAGFFAFIGHLFPVWIGFKGGKGVATYIGTLLGVAPVMVLLFGAVWLAVAFTTRYSSLSALVAMLVVPVALWILGVEKVAAVMAVMSVISYYKHKANISRLMSGTESKIGAKG; the protein is encoded by the coding sequence ATGATCTCTGACGTGTTGACCTGGCAGATCACACTGCCGCTGGCGTTTGCGGCGGCCGTTATCGGCTATCTGCTGGGCTCGATCCCCTTCGGTCTCATCCTGACGCAGGCGGCAGGGCTCGGCGATGTGCGCAGCATCGGCTCCGGCAATATCGGCGCGACAAATGTGCTGCGTACCGGCAACAAGAAGCTTGCGGCTGCGACCCTGTTGCTCGATGCGCTGAAGGCGTCGGCCGCAGCCTGGATCGTCGGTTATTTCCTTGGCGGGGAAGCGGGCATCATTGCCGGCTTCTTTGCCTTCATCGGCCACCTCTTCCCCGTCTGGATCGGCTTCAAGGGCGGCAAAGGCGTTGCCACCTATATCGGCACGCTGCTAGGGGTCGCGCCGGTCATGGTTCTGCTTTTCGGCGCCGTATGGCTCGCGGTTGCCTTTACGACCCGTTATTCCTCGCTGTCGGCGCTGGTTGCGATGCTTGTCGTCCCGGTTGCACTGTGGATATTGGGGGTCGAGAAAGTTGCGGCCGTCATGGCGGTGATGTCTGTCATCTCCTATTACAAGCATAAGGCCAACATTTCCCGCCTCATGAGTGGGACGGAGAGCAAGATCGGGGCAAAAGGGTAA
- a CDS encoding aspartate carbamoyltransferase catalytic subunit, translated as MVFFPHRHLIGIKGLTEQDITYLLDKADEAVKISRQREKKTSTLRGLTQINLFFEASTRTQASFELAGKRLGADVMNMSVGNSSVKKGETLIDTAMTLNAMRPDVLVIRHSSAGAAALLAQKVSCSVVNAGDGQHEHPTQALLDALTIRRAKGRLSRIIVAICGDVLHSRVARSNILLLNAMGARVRVVAPATLLPAGIAEMGVEVFHSMKEGLKDADVVMMLRLQRERMSGAFVPSVREYFHFYGLDAETLKAAKADALVMHPGPMNRGVEISSEVADGPQSVIAEQVEMGVAVRMAVMEILLVSQNRGPRA; from the coding sequence ATGGTCTTCTTTCCCCACCGCCACCTCATCGGCATAAAAGGCCTCACGGAGCAGGATATCACCTACCTGCTCGACAAGGCGGATGAGGCCGTCAAGATCAGCCGGCAGCGCGAGAAGAAGACATCGACCCTTCGCGGCCTGACGCAGATCAACCTCTTCTTCGAAGCATCCACGCGCACGCAAGCCTCCTTCGAACTCGCCGGAAAGCGCCTCGGCGCCGACGTCATGAACATGTCGGTCGGCAATTCCTCGGTGAAAAAGGGCGAAACGCTGATCGATACGGCGATGACGCTGAACGCGATGCGGCCGGACGTGCTGGTGATCCGCCATTCGAGCGCCGGTGCCGCTGCACTCCTGGCGCAAAAAGTCTCCTGCTCGGTGGTCAATGCCGGCGACGGCCAGCACGAGCATCCCACGCAAGCGCTGCTCGACGCGCTGACGATCCGCCGTGCCAAGGGCAGGTTGTCGCGCATCATCGTGGCGATCTGCGGCGACGTGCTCCATTCGCGGGTGGCGCGCTCAAACATCCTGCTTCTGAATGCCATGGGCGCGCGGGTCCGTGTCGTCGCACCAGCGACGCTGCTTCCGGCCGGCATTGCGGAGATGGGTGTCGAGGTCTTCCACTCGATGAAGGAAGGGCTCAAGGACGCCGACGTGGTGATGATGCTGCGCCTCCAGCGCGAGCGGATGTCCGGCGCCTTCGTGCCTTCCGTGCGCGAGTATTTCCATTTCTATGGGCTTGATGCGGAAACCCTCAAAGCTGCCAAGGCCGACGCCCTGGTGATGCATCCGGGACCTATGAACCGTGGGGTGGAAATTTCATCCGAAGTGGCGGATGGACCGCAAAGCGTGATTGCCGAACAGGTGGAAATGGGGGTCGCGGTGCGCATGGCGGTGATGGAGATTTTGCTCGTGTCTCAGAACCGGGGGCCGCGGGCATGA